Proteins from a genomic interval of Rhizobium rhododendri:
- a CDS encoding maleate cis-trans isomerase family protein has product MQKYYRIGQIVPSSNTTMETEIPAMLTARQSIRPERFTFHSSRMRMKKVVKEELAAMDAESDRCAVELSDARVDVLGYACLVAIMAMGLGYHRQSERRLTGRTQENGTDIPVVTSAGALIEGLKVMKAKKIAVVAPYMKPLTELVVDYIREEGFEVMDWRALEIPDNLDVARHDPENLPAIVQTLDLTDVDVIVLSACVQMPSLPVIAKVEAMTGKPVLTAAVSTTYCMLKSLGLEAVVPGGGALLSGAY; this is encoded by the coding sequence GTGCAGAAATATTACCGTATCGGCCAGATCGTACCGAGTTCCAATACCACGATGGAAACAGAAATTCCGGCCATGCTGACCGCGCGCCAATCGATCCGGCCCGAGCGGTTCACATTCCACTCCAGCCGCATGCGGATGAAGAAAGTCGTCAAGGAAGAACTGGCGGCCATGGATGCGGAATCCGATCGCTGCGCCGTCGAACTATCGGATGCTCGCGTCGATGTGCTCGGCTATGCCTGCCTCGTTGCCATCATGGCGATGGGCCTCGGCTATCACCGCCAGTCGGAAAGGCGCCTGACCGGCCGCACGCAGGAGAACGGCACCGACATTCCCGTCGTTACTAGTGCCGGCGCCCTGATCGAGGGCCTGAAGGTGATGAAGGCGAAAAAGATCGCCGTCGTCGCGCCCTACATGAAGCCGCTCACCGAGCTCGTGGTGGACTACATCCGGGAAGAAGGCTTCGAAGTCATGGACTGGCGTGCGCTGGAGATCCCCGACAATCTCGATGTCGCGCGTCACGACCCGGAAAATCTTCCAGCCATCGTCCAGACGCTCGATCTCACGGATGTCGACGTCATCGTTCTGTCCGCCTGCGTCCAGATGCCATCGCTGCCCGTGATTGCCAAAGTGGAAGCCATGACCGGCAAGCCGGTGCTGACAGCCGCCGTTTCCACGACCTATTGCATGCTGAAATCACTGGGTCTGGAAGCTGTCGTGCCGGGTGGCGGCGCGCTACTGTCCGGCGCCTACTAG
- a CDS encoding N-carbamoylsarcosine amidohydrolase, whose protein sequence is METAEANYQGVWGNRIGFGQRPALLVIDFLKAYTIEGAPLYAPGVVDAVAQTPELIASARAAGIPVIHTRILYLAENCADGGMWVKKSPVMKAMVEGNVLAEFCEGVEPAAGELVIVKQYASAFFGTSLASHLHAQGIDTVIMAGCSTSGCIRASAVDAVQHGFRAIVVRNCVGDRHQDPHNANLFDIDNKYGDVVSREEAIAEIAKVKPGCS, encoded by the coding sequence ATGGAAACTGCCGAAGCCAACTATCAGGGTGTCTGGGGTAACCGCATCGGCTTCGGCCAGCGACCGGCGCTCCTCGTCATCGATTTCCTGAAGGCCTACACGATCGAAGGAGCGCCGCTCTATGCGCCCGGCGTGGTCGATGCCGTGGCGCAGACGCCCGAGCTCATCGCCTCTGCCCGCGCCGCCGGCATTCCCGTCATCCACACGCGCATCCTCTACCTTGCCGAAAATTGTGCCGATGGCGGCATGTGGGTCAAGAAGTCGCCGGTCATGAAGGCAATGGTCGAAGGCAATGTGCTTGCCGAATTCTGCGAGGGCGTCGAGCCGGCAGCGGGTGAGCTCGTTATCGTCAAGCAATATGCCAGCGCCTTCTTCGGCACCAGCCTTGCCTCCCACCTGCACGCCCAGGGCATCGATACCGTCATCATGGCCGGCTGCTCGACGAGCGGATGCATCCGCGCGAGCGCCGTAGATGCGGTGCAACACGGGTTCCGGGCCATTGTCGTGCGCAATTGCGTCGGCGACCGCCACCAGGATCCGCACAATGCCAACCTCTTCGACATCGACAACAAATATGGCGACGTCGTTTCGAGGGAGGAGGCGATAGCGGAAATCGCCAAGGTCAAACCCGGCTGTTCTTAA
- a CDS encoding leucyl aminopeptidase, translating into MDQFSFTEICLHQLKMSGVKEGEKLIVLTQGNERLDYADAFMGAGMRLGAKMYHMRLPPVPPAGAWAVGQTGLASMPDAVEALKAADMLIDCIFLLFSPEQMAIQAAGTRILTAVEPPEVLARMLPTKELRERVEFAGELLSKAKVMRITSPHGTDVTYKLNTYPAITEYACTDEPGRWDHWPSGFVFTGGDDDGVDGTIVVAPGDILLPQNIYVRDPITYTIENGWITDIRGGLDADLVKSYMQGFDDPRGMGMSHVGWGLNQNAKWHRMVPGEFPGGMGMEARSFYGNVMFSTGPNNELGGPNDTACHLDIPMRGCSLFLDDEPMVLNGDIAVREMQYIRK; encoded by the coding sequence ATGGATCAATTCAGCTTCACGGAAATCTGCCTGCATCAGTTAAAGATGTCAGGTGTCAAGGAGGGCGAAAAACTCATCGTCCTGACACAGGGCAACGAACGCCTCGATTATGCCGATGCCTTCATGGGCGCTGGCATGCGCCTCGGCGCCAAGATGTATCACATGCGCTTGCCGCCGGTGCCACCAGCGGGTGCATGGGCAGTCGGCCAGACAGGTCTTGCCTCGATGCCGGACGCAGTGGAGGCGCTCAAGGCTGCCGACATGCTAATCGACTGCATCTTCCTGCTCTTCAGTCCCGAGCAGATGGCAATTCAGGCGGCCGGAACCCGCATCCTCACGGCGGTGGAGCCGCCCGAGGTTCTGGCCCGCATGCTGCCGACAAAGGAGTTGCGCGAGCGCGTCGAATTTGCGGGCGAGCTGCTTTCCAAGGCGAAGGTCATGCGCATTACCTCGCCGCACGGCACCGATGTCACTTACAAGCTCAACACCTATCCCGCCATCACCGAATATGCATGCACCGACGAGCCCGGCCGCTGGGACCACTGGCCGTCCGGGTTCGTCTTCACCGGTGGCGACGATGACGGCGTCGACGGCACCATCGTCGTCGCTCCGGGCGACATCCTGTTGCCGCAGAACATTTACGTGCGCGACCCCATCACCTATACGATCGAGAACGGCTGGATTACCGATATCAGGGGCGGCCTCGATGCCGATCTGGTCAAGTCCTACATGCAAGGCTTCGACGATCCGCGTGGGATGGGCATGAGCCACGTCGGCTGGGGCCTCAACCAGAACGCCAAGTGGCATCGCATGGTGCCTGGGGAATTCCCAGGTGGCATGGGCATGGAAGCCCGTTCGTTCTACGGCAACGTCATGTTCTCCACAGGCCCCAATAACGAGCTCGGCGGTCCAAACGACACAGCCTGCCATCTGGATATCCCGATGCGCGGTTGCTCGCTGTTTCTCGACGACGAGCCTATGGTTCTCAATGGCGATATCGCCGTGAGGGAAATGCAGTATATCCGCAAATAG
- a CDS encoding MarR family winged helix-turn-helix transcriptional regulator, which translates to MRKKSNDQLKDATPSRADYKVTEQVGHLLRKAYQRHLSIFQEGAIDPDLTSVQFVTLCALHDLGPRSQVELVKATSVDQATIRGIVDRLKARGLIELSRDEADGRKVIIGILPKGEALLQTMYPQASLISEKTMARLNPAERVALLFLLRKIAEDEPSEEQSKPLENRPS; encoded by the coding sequence ATGAGAAAGAAAAGCAACGATCAATTGAAAGATGCCACGCCATCGCGCGCCGACTATAAAGTGACAGAGCAGGTCGGGCATCTCTTGCGAAAGGCATACCAACGGCACCTTTCGATCTTCCAGGAAGGTGCGATTGATCCTGACCTCACGTCGGTGCAATTCGTCACCCTGTGCGCACTGCACGATCTGGGACCACGTTCGCAGGTTGAGCTTGTGAAGGCCACCTCCGTTGACCAAGCGACAATCCGCGGCATCGTAGACCGACTGAAGGCGAGGGGGCTGATCGAACTTTCAAGGGATGAGGCAGATGGCCGCAAAGTTATCATCGGCATCCTGCCCAAGGGCGAGGCGCTCCTGCAGACCATGTATCCACAGGCGAGCCTGATCAGCGAGAAGACGATGGCGCGCCTCAATCCGGCCGAACGGGTGGCATTGCTGTTCCTGCTGCGCAAGATCGCGGAAGACGAACCGTCTGAAGAACAGTCGAAACCTCTTGAGAATCGCCCAAGCTGA
- a CDS encoding DUF982 domain-containing protein — MAELVSGMLRHTSNQFPTVRLVLKGHKKYKSIRTVHEAAEMLLGEWPTDDGDCYFEAIMTCHDALYKATPPALVRAALIRAADEENIGHISLVSAAI; from the coding sequence ATGGCGGAGCTCGTATCTGGCATGCTGCGACACACATCAAATCAGTTTCCAACCGTCAGGCTCGTCCTGAAGGGTCATAAAAAATACAAAAGCATCAGAACGGTGCATGAGGCAGCCGAAATGTTGTTGGGAGAATGGCCAACTGACGACGGCGACTGTTACTTTGAGGCGATCATGACTTGCCATGACGCGCTTTACAAAGCGACGCCGCCAGCGCTTGTTCGCGCAGCTTTGATCCGTGCCGCTGACGAGGAAAATATTGGGCATATTTCTTTAGTCAGTGCAGCCATATAA
- a CDS encoding MucR family transcriptional regulator, with amino-acid sequence MSNENRIEDADKLVQLAAAITAAYLSNHVVPVNDIANLIISIKSALKTKSGSAVLPVAEKRKPAISVRKSLQDDRITCLECGEAFKSLKRHIITNHALSPEAYRVKWALPADYPMVAPAYSRARSQLATEMGLGQRRKRRLV; translated from the coding sequence ATGAGCAACGAAAATCGTATTGAAGACGCCGATAAGTTGGTTCAGTTAGCGGCGGCGATTACGGCAGCCTATCTGAGCAACCATGTCGTCCCCGTCAACGATATCGCCAATCTGATCATCTCGATCAAATCTGCACTTAAAACAAAGTCTGGAAGCGCCGTTCTTCCCGTCGCCGAAAAGCGAAAGCCCGCAATCTCCGTGAGGAAGTCGTTGCAAGATGACCGGATTACGTGCCTGGAATGTGGTGAAGCTTTCAAGTCTCTCAAACGACACATCATTACGAACCACGCACTTTCTCCAGAAGCATATCGTGTAAAATGGGCGTTGCCTGCCGACTACCCCATGGTCGCTCCGGCATACTCCCGGGCCCGCTCGCAACTAGCAACGGAAATGGGCCTGGGTCAGCGAAGGAAGAGGCGTTTAGTCTGA
- a CDS encoding SyrB-like regulator, whose amino-acid sequence MADESETGIPSEVAELEAPQEAAVTKKQRAPRRSKAEIEAAAASSPKVRQKRTPRAEPVPADGEKPALGTARKTAGKAAAKAKPITLPTPHAAATTSDEMVDLIQLEEENKRLRQTLAEKLRAENADLRKRLGV is encoded by the coding sequence ATGGCAGACGAAAGCGAAACAGGCATCCCAAGTGAAGTTGCAGAATTGGAGGCGCCGCAAGAGGCGGCTGTGACCAAAAAGCAGCGTGCTCCACGACGGTCCAAGGCCGAAATCGAGGCTGCTGCTGCAAGCTCACCGAAGGTTCGTCAAAAGCGCACCCCGCGTGCTGAACCCGTTCCAGCGGATGGCGAAAAGCCTGCCCTTGGCACCGCGAGGAAGACGGCCGGCAAAGCGGCCGCAAAAGCTAAGCCTATCACTCTGCCAACGCCACACGCCGCCGCCACTACGAGCGACGAGATGGTTGATCTCATTCAGCTTGAGGAAGAAAACAAGCGGCTTCGCCAGACCCTGGCCGAAAAGCTGCGTGCGGAAAATGCTGATTTACGCAAACGCCTCGGCGTCTGA